A part of Nocardioides sp. WS12 genomic DNA contains:
- a CDS encoding GyrI-like domain-containing protein: protein MKLDLKRELDAYRARAGQFRVVDVPALQYLMVDGHGDPNTSPEYADAIAALYPVAYTLKFASKVDLDKDYVVMPLEALWWADDMASFTSVRDKSQWDWTAMILTPEWITAELFDAAVGKVRRKGNPDALDKVRLETLKEGTCVQTLHVGSYDDEAPVLAAMHDEFIPGAGYAMTGKHHEIYLSDPRRVEPAKLRTILRQPVQQG, encoded by the coding sequence ATGAAGCTCGACCTGAAGCGGGAGCTCGATGCGTACCGGGCGCGGGCCGGACAGTTTCGCGTCGTCGATGTCCCGGCGCTGCAGTACCTGATGGTGGACGGCCACGGAGACCCGAACACATCGCCGGAGTACGCCGACGCGATCGCGGCCCTGTACCCCGTCGCCTACACGCTCAAGTTCGCCAGCAAGGTGGACCTCGACAAGGACTACGTCGTGATGCCGCTCGAGGCCTTGTGGTGGGCAGACGACATGGCGTCGTTCACCTCAGTGCGGGACAAGTCGCAGTGGGACTGGACCGCGATGATCCTGACACCCGAATGGATCACCGCTGAGTTGTTCGACGCCGCGGTGGGGAAGGTGCGCCGCAAGGGCAACCCGGACGCGCTGGACAAGGTGCGGCTGGAGACGCTGAAGGAGGGGACGTGCGTGCAGACCCTCCATGTCGGGTCGTACGACGACGAGGCTCCGGTCCTCGCCGCGATGCACGACGAGTTCATCCCCGGGGCCGGGTACGCGATGACGGGCAAGCACCACGAGATCTACCTGAGCGATCCGCGGCGGGTGGAGCCGGCGAAGTTGCGAACGATCCTTCGCCAACCGGTGCAGCAGGGCTGA
- the serA gene encoding phosphoglycerate dehydrogenase, which produces MKALLLENIHPAAVEVLQARGYQVEVQSGAMSEDELLAALVDVDLLGIRSNTTVTTRVLKEAQGLRAIGCFCIGTSQVDLVTAAELGIGVFNAPYSNTRSVVELVIGEIIALARRLPEKIQRMHDGQWDKSARGSHEVRGRTIGIVGYGNIGTQLSTVAEALGMSVVFYDNADRPAHGNARRVRTLNELLQVADVVSLHVDGRPGNAGFFGADEFAAMKPRALFINASRGMVVDYDSLRDHLQSGHIAGAAVDVFPTEPKAQGDPFDSVLRGLDNVILTPHIGGSTQEAQEEIGWFVAEKLSKFALEGSTALSVNLPLVQPPALTAGHRLGFLHHNVAGVLAELNAAFAAAGANVIDQHLSTRDHLGYVVSDTSEPLSAETLEILSRSEHCVWARTW; this is translated from the coding sequence GTGAAGGCTCTGCTGCTCGAAAACATCCACCCCGCCGCCGTTGAGGTCCTCCAGGCCCGCGGCTACCAGGTGGAGGTGCAGTCCGGGGCCATGTCGGAGGACGAACTGCTCGCCGCGCTGGTCGACGTCGACCTGCTGGGCATCCGCTCCAACACGACCGTCACGACTCGCGTGCTCAAGGAAGCCCAGGGGCTCCGGGCCATCGGTTGCTTCTGCATCGGCACCTCCCAGGTCGACCTGGTGACGGCCGCCGAGCTCGGCATCGGCGTTTTCAACGCGCCGTACTCCAATACGCGCAGCGTCGTGGAGCTCGTCATCGGCGAGATCATCGCCCTGGCCCGCCGCCTGCCCGAGAAGATCCAGCGGATGCACGACGGCCAGTGGGACAAGTCGGCCCGTGGCAGCCACGAGGTCCGCGGCCGCACGATCGGCATCGTCGGGTACGGCAACATCGGTACCCAGCTCTCGACCGTGGCCGAAGCGCTCGGGATGAGCGTCGTCTTCTACGACAACGCCGACCGCCCGGCCCATGGCAACGCCCGCCGCGTCCGGACGCTGAACGAACTGCTCCAGGTCGCCGACGTCGTCAGCCTTCACGTCGACGGACGCCCCGGAAACGCCGGCTTCTTCGGCGCCGACGAGTTCGCCGCCATGAAGCCGCGTGCCCTGTTCATCAACGCCTCGCGCGGCATGGTCGTGGACTACGACTCCCTGCGCGACCACCTCCAGTCCGGCCACATCGCCGGTGCGGCCGTCGACGTCTTCCCCACTGAACCGAAGGCCCAGGGCGACCCGTTCGACTCCGTGTTGCGCGGCCTCGACAACGTGATCCTGACGCCGCACATCGGCGGCTCCACGCAGGAGGCGCAGGAGGAGATCGGCTGGTTCGTCGCCGAGAAGCTCAGCAAGTTCGCGCTCGAGGGCAGCACCGCACTGTCGGTCAACCTGCCCCTGGTCCAGCCTCCGGCGCTCACCGCCGGCCACCGCCTCGGCTTCCTGCACCACAACGTCGCCGGCGTGCTCGCCGAGCTGAACGCGGCGTTCGCCGCCGCTGGCGCCAACGTCATCGACCAGCACCTCTCGACCAGGGACCATCTCGGGTACGTCGTCAGCGACACCTCGGAGCCACTGTCGGCCGAGACGCTGGAGATCCTCAGCCGCTCCGAGCACTGCGTGTGGGCACGCACCTGGTAG
- a CDS encoding DUF2200 domain-containing protein, with product MHRIFTISFASVHPHYVTKVEKKGRTVAELHQVIEWLTGFDEAELQAHLAAETSFEDFFAAARLNPAASLITGVVCGIKVQDIEDPLMQKIRYLDKLVDELAKGKAMEKVLRR from the coding sequence ATGCACAGGATCTTCACGATCAGCTTCGCGTCGGTCCATCCCCACTACGTCACCAAGGTGGAGAAGAAGGGCCGTACCGTCGCCGAACTGCACCAGGTGATCGAGTGGCTGACCGGTTTCGACGAGGCGGAGTTGCAGGCGCACCTGGCTGCTGAGACGTCTTTCGAGGACTTCTTCGCTGCCGCTCGGCTGAACCCTGCCGCGTCGTTGATCACCGGTGTGGTGTGCGGGATCAAGGTCCAGGACATCGAGGACCCGTTGATGCAGAAGATCCGCTACCTCGACAAGTTGGTCGACGAGCTGGCGAAGGGCAAGGCGATGGAGAAGGTCCTGCGGAGGTGA
- a CDS encoding DUF222 domain-containing protein, translated as MVAPELTQAEVDAFVDRLRGAACPKDPAKLIDLIAALEDLKSAACAVQAEAAVAYDAARRSVQAAVGVPVARRGRGVAAEIALARRESPHRGQVLLGLAKVLRTEMPHTLARLRGGRLSEFRAMLIARETACLEVEHRMFVDEEICADPAGLEGVGTRELVGRVKRLVAELDPAAVVKRARQAEADRNVTVRPAPDAMAYLSGLMPVAQAVAAYASLRKDAEAARAAGDPRSLGQLMSDLLLARVTGVPDTGTPESAPAVPVTVNITMSDETLAGGHAPAEASADGVAAEVIPAEVARHLIAGAADAGVIAWFRCLYRNRLGRLVAMSSKQRLHSRAMGEFLAIRGAGICASPYCDAPIRHNDHIHPADHGGETSTGNGQGLCEACNHAKQAPGWRQHVVGHRRDRQQVETITPTGHRYTSTAPAPPGWREPRYVQVGPGRYGLVA; from the coding sequence ATGGTGGCCCCCGAACTCACGCAAGCAGAGGTCGACGCTTTCGTCGACCGGTTGCGGGGTGCTGCCTGTCCGAAGGACCCGGCGAAGCTGATCGACCTGATTGCTGCGTTGGAGGATCTGAAGTCGGCTGCGTGTGCGGTGCAGGCCGAGGCGGCGGTGGCGTACGACGCGGCGCGGCGTTCTGTGCAGGCGGCGGTGGGTGTGCCGGTAGCTCGGCGGGGTCGTGGGGTGGCGGCGGAGATCGCGTTGGCCCGGCGCGAGTCGCCCCACCGGGGGCAGGTGCTGCTGGGTCTGGCGAAGGTGCTGCGCACCGAGATGCCGCACACGTTGGCTCGTCTGCGTGGCGGGCGGCTGAGTGAGTTCCGGGCGATGTTGATCGCCCGGGAGACCGCGTGTCTTGAGGTCGAGCACCGGATGTTCGTCGACGAGGAAATCTGCGCCGACCCCGCCGGACTGGAAGGTGTGGGGACCCGGGAGTTGGTCGGCAGGGTGAAGCGCCTGGTTGCCGAGCTCGACCCCGCTGCCGTGGTGAAGCGTGCCCGTCAGGCTGAGGCTGATCGCAATGTCACTGTGCGCCCGGCGCCGGACGCGATGGCCTACCTCAGTGGACTGATGCCGGTGGCCCAAGCGGTCGCTGCCTACGCGTCGTTGCGTAAGGACGCCGAGGCAGCACGCGCCGCTGGTGACCCGCGGTCCCTGGGGCAGTTGATGTCGGACCTGCTCCTGGCTCGGGTCACCGGTGTCCCCGACACCGGCACCCCCGAGTCGGCGCCAGCGGTGCCGGTCACGGTGAACATCACGATGTCGGACGAGACCCTCGCTGGTGGGCATGCACCGGCCGAGGCTTCTGCCGACGGTGTCGCTGCCGAGGTGATCCCGGCCGAGGTCGCCCGGCACCTGATCGCAGGTGCGGCCGATGCTGGGGTGATCGCCTGGTTCCGGTGCCTGTACCGCAATCGTCTGGGCCGGTTGGTCGCGATGAGTAGCAAACAGCGTCTGCATTCGCGGGCGATGGGGGAGTTCCTGGCCATCCGGGGTGCGGGGATCTGCGCGTCGCCGTACTGCGATGCCCCGATCCGGCACAACGACCACATCCACCCCGCCGATCACGGCGGTGAAACTTCCACCGGCAACGGGCAGGGCCTGTGTGAGGCCTGCAACCACGCGAAACAGGCACCCGGGTGGCGACAACACGTGGTCGGGCATCGACGGGATCGACAACAGGTCGAGACCATCACCCCGACCGGCCACCGCTACACCTCGACCGCCCCGGCGCCGCCCGGTTGGCGCGAACCCCGCTACGTCCAGGTCGGCCCCGGCCGCTACGGCCTCGTGGCCTGA